From the Thermovirga lienii DSM 17291 genome, one window contains:
- a CDS encoding OmpA/MotB domain protein (PFAM: OmpA family~COGs: COG1360 Flagellar motor protein~InterPro IPR006665~KEGG: tai:Taci_1325 OmpA/MotB domain protein~PFAM: OmpA/MotB domain protein~SPTR: Flagellar motor protein MotB): MARKRKEEESSGGSWLTTYGDMVTLILTFFILLYSFSTIDVIKFKKMLFSFKDAIGVVKGGKTFEEDEAAFSGQTMDEIGKSKKTTQEIMETAKRIQSILEQEGLKSNVSVTVSQRGVVVSIAEGLLFRSGEYEIRPEGKRVLDILTRIIKELPNDVSVEGHADKIPVRADGVVRDNWTLSALRAVRIVAYFQTAGVSSRRLQAVGYGDTRPIMPNDTPEHRNMNRRADIVFLSESSIF, from the coding sequence ATGGCTAGGAAAAGAAAAGAGGAAGAATCTTCTGGCGGAAGCTGGCTTACTACCTATGGGGACATGGTCACCCTTATTTTGACCTTTTTTATACTTCTTTATTCCTTTTCTACGATAGACGTGATCAAGTTCAAGAAAATGCTTTTTTCCTTCAAGGATGCCATAGGGGTTGTCAAAGGAGGAAAGACTTTCGAGGAGGATGAGGCTGCCTTCTCGGGTCAAACTATGGATGAGATAGGGAAGTCCAAGAAGACCACCCAGGAAATAATGGAGACTGCAAAGAGAATCCAGAGCATATTAGAACAAGAAGGATTGAAAAGCAACGTCTCTGTTACCGTGAGCCAGAGAGGAGTTGTGGTATCCATAGCAGAAGGGCTGCTTTTCAGATCAGGAGAGTACGAGATAAGGCCGGAGGGGAAAAGGGTATTGGATATATTGACCAGGATAATCAAAGAACTGCCCAATGATGTCTCCGTGGAAGGTCATGCTGATAAAATCCCTGTAAGAGCAGATGGGGTGGTACGAGATAACTGGACCCTGTCTGCCTTGAGAGCAGTGCGGATAGTGGCCTACTTTCAAACTGCGGGGGTATCGTCCAGACGCCTTCAGGCCGTGGGTTATGGAGATACCAGGCCAATAATGCCCAATGACACTCCAGAGCACAGAAACATGAACAGGAGGGCAGATATAGTCTTTTTATCGGAGAGTTCCATATTTTGA
- a CDS encoding hypothetical protein (KEGG: tai:Taci_0287 hypothetical protein~SPTR: Putative uncharacterized protein), with the protein MRVFEFFVSFFSLKLVLWKVVSGVGFPILENCRICGRPFTYIRGSKVCEACRDDLDRIYFEARDILMDLPSDEKLDAIELANRLEVEPIYIYILAEEGRFDREAPWLGDKGEKERLISEFSMEIQKMDKERKSSGESRKIYTVERKEREER; encoded by the coding sequence TTGAGGGTTTTTGAGTTTTTTGTCTCTTTTTTCTCTCTTAAACTTGTATTGTGGAAGGTGGTGTCTGGCGTGGGTTTCCCCATATTGGAAAATTGCCGTATATGTGGTAGGCCTTTTACCTATATAAGAGGTTCTAAGGTATGTGAGGCCTGTAGAGATGACCTGGATCGAATTTATTTTGAGGCCAGGGATATCCTGATGGATTTGCCCTCAGATGAGAAGCTGGACGCCATAGAATTGGCCAATAGATTGGAAGTTGAGCCTATATACATATATATTTTGGCGGAAGAAGGTCGATTCGACAGAGAAGCACCGTGGCTTGGAGATAAAGGGGAGAAAGAAAGGCTTATATCGGAATTTTCGATGGAGATCCAAAAGATGGATAAAGAAAGGAAATCCAGCGGTGAAAGCAGGAAGATCTATACTGTAGAGAGAAAAGAACGAGAAGAGAGATAG
- a CDS encoding flagellar biosynthesis protein FlhA (PFAM: FHIPEP family~TIGRFAM: flagellar biosynthesis protein FlhA~COGs: COG1298 Flagellar biosynthesis pathway component FlhA~InterPro IPR001712: IPR006301~KEGG: tai:Taci_1315 flagellar biosynthesis protein FlhA~PFAM: type III secretion FHIPEP protein~SPTR: Flagellar biosynthesis protein FlhA;~TIGRFAM: flagellar biosynthesis protein FlhA) → MQRAKANPIEGMLKYSDMGITFMVVLIVVMMVIPLPTPLLDLLLALNITFAVIVLLVTFYVQHALEIAAFPSILLVATLFRLALNVSTTRLILLHGYAGKLIGAFGNFVVGGNYLVGGIVFLILVLIQFLVITKGAERVAEVQARFQLDGMPGKQMAIDADLGNGLIDEATARERRRMVQREADFFGAMDGASKFVKGDAIAGLIITTINIIGGICIGIFQQGLSIGEAAQRYSLLTVGDGLVAQIPALILSTATGILVTRTAGESHLGKDITKSLINHYRPLWIGSVLLLALAVIPGFPKIPFILLAAFLGVQGMWVFRERKVEAPQKPQSSGETPQAQPPKQAESPGEGAAPGDFGSVMKLLTVDPLELEVGYALIPLIEPSKGGDLLERIQTLRRQLALEMGVVTPPVRIKDNLQLKPTAYVIKVRGVPKKSAELMPDYYMAIDTGHTTGTLVGIPTKEPAFGLDALWITPDLRAKAEELGYTVVDAPSVLATHLSEVVRSHAAELLTRQTVQSMIDMVKETSPAVVEEMMRYLSLGDVQKVLQNLIREKVPIRDLVGIFETLADYGKVTQSPDFLSERARESLGKIIYYQNANEETGELTVVTLSPVWEKRIKESVQGNLVEGWHINMDFKVVQDFNRAVGEATKKLLEQGLPQVVLVHPDVRFYVRKLLERTFPNVVVISYSEVPKDSKINTVGVVE, encoded by the coding sequence TTGCAGAGGGCTAAGGCCAATCCAATAGAGGGAATGTTGAAATACTCAGACATGGGAATCACCTTTATGGTGGTTCTCATCGTCGTCATGATGGTTATCCCCCTTCCCACTCCTCTTTTGGATCTTCTTTTGGCGCTTAATATAACCTTTGCAGTGATAGTGTTGTTGGTGACCTTTTATGTTCAACACGCTCTGGAAATAGCCGCCTTTCCGTCCATCTTGTTGGTCGCAACCCTGTTCAGGTTAGCTTTGAACGTTTCCACTACCAGGTTGATTCTGCTTCACGGGTACGCAGGTAAGTTGATAGGTGCCTTTGGTAACTTCGTGGTGGGTGGCAACTACCTAGTGGGTGGTATTGTCTTCCTCATTTTGGTGTTGATCCAGTTTTTGGTTATAACCAAGGGAGCTGAACGAGTTGCGGAGGTGCAGGCCCGCTTCCAGCTTGATGGTATGCCTGGGAAGCAGATGGCCATAGATGCCGATTTGGGCAATGGGCTGATAGATGAGGCGACTGCACGAGAGAGGCGTAGGATGGTGCAGAGGGAAGCAGACTTTTTTGGAGCCATGGACGGTGCCTCCAAGTTCGTTAAAGGAGATGCCATAGCGGGTCTGATCATAACTACCATAAACATAATAGGCGGAATATGCATAGGGATATTCCAGCAGGGGCTCTCCATTGGGGAAGCTGCCCAGCGCTACAGCCTCCTTACGGTGGGAGACGGTCTCGTAGCCCAGATACCTGCTTTGATCCTCTCCACCGCCACAGGAATACTTGTGACCAGGACGGCCGGAGAAAGTCATCTTGGAAAGGACATAACCAAATCTTTAATTAACCACTACAGACCTCTTTGGATAGGTTCGGTTTTGCTTTTGGCATTGGCGGTGATTCCAGGGTTTCCAAAGATTCCTTTCATACTTTTGGCTGCCTTCTTGGGAGTTCAGGGAATGTGGGTATTCAGGGAAAGAAAAGTTGAAGCACCCCAAAAGCCTCAATCTTCCGGGGAAACTCCTCAGGCGCAACCCCCTAAGCAGGCAGAATCTCCTGGGGAGGGAGCAGCACCTGGTGACTTTGGTAGCGTTATGAAGCTTTTGACGGTGGATCCCTTGGAGCTTGAGGTTGGGTATGCTCTCATACCGTTGATCGAGCCCAGCAAGGGAGGCGACCTCTTGGAGAGGATACAGACATTACGGAGACAACTGGCCTTGGAGATGGGCGTTGTGACTCCACCGGTGAGGATAAAGGACAATTTACAGCTTAAGCCTACAGCCTATGTGATAAAGGTAAGAGGAGTGCCCAAAAAGAGTGCAGAACTCATGCCCGATTATTACATGGCCATAGACACGGGACATACCACTGGAACGTTGGTTGGTATACCCACCAAGGAGCCGGCCTTCGGGCTGGATGCCCTGTGGATAACCCCTGATCTCAGGGCCAAGGCAGAGGAGCTCGGGTACACGGTGGTGGATGCTCCTTCGGTTTTGGCCACTCATCTTTCAGAGGTGGTTCGATCCCACGCTGCGGAGCTTTTGACGAGACAGACGGTACAGAGCATGATAGACATGGTCAAGGAGACTTCTCCAGCCGTTGTGGAGGAGATGATGCGCTACTTGAGCCTTGGAGACGTTCAGAAGGTTCTCCAGAACCTAATAAGGGAGAAGGTTCCCATTAGAGATTTGGTGGGCATTTTTGAGACTTTGGCTGATTACGGTAAAGTCACCCAAAGTCCTGACTTCCTCTCCGAGCGAGCGAGGGAGTCGTTGGGTAAGATAATATACTATCAAAATGCCAATGAGGAGACTGGAGAACTTACTGTTGTAACCTTATCTCCAGTATGGGAAAAGAGAATAAAGGAGTCCGTTCAAGGCAATTTGGTCGAGGGGTGGCATATAAACATGGACTTCAAGGTTGTTCAAGATTTCAATAGGGCTGTTGGAGAAGCGACCAAAAAACTTCTTGAGCAGGGCTTGCCTCAGGTCGTACTAGTTCATCCTGACGTGCGTTTCTACGTGAGAAAACTTTTGGAGCGGACCTTTCCCAACGTGGTTGTTATAAGTTACAGTGAGGTTCCCAAAGACTCCAAGATAAACACTGTGGGTGTTGTAGAATGA